The nucleotide window TCGCCGTTCGTTCTTGGCGTCGCAGTTCGGAGGTTGAGTGCCCGTCGCCGCCGTAAGAGAGAGGCTCAAGCAAGACAGAGAGAGAGTCAGCACCCGTCGCCGCCGCGTTCCCTTTCCCTCGTTGAGCGAGCGACCATGACGCAGCCGCCGCGTCTCCTCCCCGTAGTTGAGCGAGCGACCACGACGCTGCCGCCGCTTGGCAAGAAGACGAAGGGACGGCAGCGCAGGGAGAACCGCCGGGTGGAGGACAAGGAGTCGCGGCAGGTGACCTTCTCCAAGCGAAAGTCCGGGCTCTGGAAGAAGGCCGCGGAGCTCGCCTTGCTCTGCCGCGCCAGCCTCGCCATCGTCGTCTTCTCCGAGGCCGGCAAGGCGTTCGCCTTCGGCAGCCCCTCCGCCGACGCCGTCCTGGCCTGCGCCGACGTCGACGGCGACGCCCTTGCTCCTGTTCCTGCCGCCGACGACGTGGAGTGGGAGGCCCTGGAGGCGCTGTGCCGGGAGACGGGGGCCAAGGGCCTGGAGGTCGCGGCGGAGGCCGAGCGGATGAGCGCCGTCGGGAAGAAGGTGGTGGAGGTGCAGACGCAGGCGGGGAAGCGCTTCTGGTGGGAGGCAGACGTGGAGGCGCTCGGGGAGGCGGAGCTGCCGGTGTTCGCCAGGGCGCTCCAGCGCCTCCGGGACAACGTGCGCCGCCACGCCGACAAGATGCCCTCCGCTGCACCACAGCCTCATTAGTCCAGGGCAGGGCAGGCCGAGCTTCGCTTAATCGCCATTGTTCTTGGATCATCTTTGCTTAGCTGCCTTTTAATAGTAGTACTGTGTAAGATTAGTGGCGATTATCGTTCACGAGTACAATTGACAGGTTACAGGTTTCAAGGTTAATAAGTGGTTTTCTTCTCATGAGCACTCCAGTTACGAGTTCTTTCAGTCTTTGCTGGGTTAAACTAATTGCTGATGGTATCTCAATTTTCTGCACAAATCATGGGTTATTGGATCAACTCGATGAACACAAGATTAGATGCCGAATTAATTGTCGATGAAATACACAATCCGGAACCAAAATAAGCTTCCTTTCGAGCATGCTGCACCTTTCATTAAGGGCAAGACAAGCAGCAACGCAAATATCCACGACGTGAACCTTGTTAagggctgatgatgaaccatTAAGGGATCTTTGGCTTCAGCCTTCAAGTTTTTATCCACTTAACATAGCTGAGTTAACTGCAATGCTAAGTCTAACTCTTCCGATTCATATGATTGATTGATTTCATTCCAAGTGTCAAAATGATCAAATCTTTATATACATTTGCACCTGCAGTTTGGAAGTTGAGTGCCTACTCCTGCCCTGCCCTAATTTTTCTTGGCATTGCAGTAGGCATTGGACAGAAGCTCCAGTTACTGAATTAAACGCCATTCCCGTTAGCTCGTGGTGGGGGAGTAAGTCGAAATAGATGCAGAGTGCAAACAACAGGCAATAGTGGAAGGAACTAACTGGCATGCATTCTGTTAATTTGCGAGTAATATGATACTCCCTcagtcccataatataagagtgttttgaaacgctcttatattatgagacagagggagtataaaAGTAATGCTAGTAGAAACTCCAAAACAAATCAAGTGAAACTCTCCCTGCCAAAAAAAAATCAAGTGAAACTCGCTTTCTGTTTCGAAAATATTCCCGATGTGAATTGATGGTGGTCTTCAAGGTTTTGCCTCAGCTCCAACCTCAAACGGCAGTACAGATACTTCAACAATGGCAGCAACCAGTTGCGATCCATCGCAACGAAACAGATGTCACTGAGACTTCGACGATGGCAGCACAAAAGAGAGAAGGTGAATAACGGTGTGCAGGAAGAATGAATGAGTTTTCACCTTTTGGGGAGACTTGGAGCAGGTGCTTAACTAAAACAAACTGGTTCTTTTTGCCATGTAAGATAGCCAATGTGCTTATTTCATACATGCATGATTACGCCCGGCCACTTCGCAAATGGTTATGGATAGTAACTAGCACTGATGTATACATAATAAAATCATTTAACCCCCAATAAAGAGGAGGTTGCATTATAGAGTAGACAAGTTTAGATGCTTGTAATGCGGCTATATCATCTCTCTTTAAGCACCAGTTATCACTATCAGCATAGACATTATATATGGCTTTATAGTAGCCACTATTATATGTGTTAATTCCATTTCAAATGCAACCAAACACTATGAAGCTTCTATCACAACTATGACACCTGGAAGCATAGTTAACAGGAAACTTAGTTGACAAATACTTAGTGGAGTACCTATCATCGTCCACATGTTAACTACACTTAGACATTGCATAATTATTTTGACTAACTAATAGTAATAACAAGTATAGCACTTGTTCCTTGTTCCTTGTTCCTTGTTCCTAGAAGTGCAATAGATGTCAATTGAGCTGTGCGAACACTCTAAACTCTGACCAAAGTACTGTGACCAGAAAAACAAAATTTCAACAATATCTTCCAGACTGCCGTAGATCAAGGACACTCTGAACTAGTAGTATATACTTGTACCTTCAGATCAGACGCATCAGCAAAAATTCAGGATATAACCATACTCCAGGGAGCAAGAATTTGTTCTACCACGTCATTCCTGATTATGCATATATTCTGATAAAATCATGGAGAAGATTTTCCGCGCAATGAACACAGAAATTCATGCTAAAGTTGTAACATCTTGCTATATGCAGCTACGTACTGCTATCCCAATCCCGAACAATGACCTGATTAGGCAAGCAATGAACGAACCCGTGCGCCGATCCCCACGGCGAAGCCACTACCACTGCCGCCGCGGTGGCTTCCGCTCTTCGGCCAGCTTGGCGAGGCGGCGGAGGACGTCGGCCCTGAGAGCATCGAGCGCCGTCGCGAACTCGGGCAGCTCCGCCTCCCCAAGGGCGTCCACATCCACCTCCCACCAGTGCGCCCTCCCCTGTTCCTCCTGcgccgccttgaccttctccgcgACGGCGCGCAGCCGCGCCTGCTCCTGCGCGACCCGCGCCCCGATCCACCCCGCCTCACGCCTCATCGCCGCCACGCGCGCCGCGGCCTCCTCCGCTGTCTCGGCCCCTACGTCGGCGTCGACAACGACATTGCGGAGGACGGAGTCGAGGGTGGGGTTGCCGAAAAGGAGGGGTTTGCCAACGGCGGGGAAGGCGAGGATGGCGAGGTGGGGCGCTAAGAGCTCGGAGACCTCCCAGGCGTCCTGGACGAGCCTGTCGCAGCGGTACTTGATCCTCTCTCGCAGCCTGGCCCGGGTGCGATCCccgtcctgccgccgccgctcggTGCCCCTTGCCGTCGCCATTGCTTCGGCGGCGATCCTTGTACTCCAACTTGCTTTGCTTTCGGGTACGAAATGAAATGGGACTTTTTATGCCCCTCACACAAAAAATGGGATGGGACTTTTTTGTTGGAGGTCAGACAAGCAGACAAgctttatttttcttccgagatTCATTTTTTGGTTCACAATTGAGAATTCTTACTTTCATTCTTTTTGACAAATTTTGAACAAAAATGGGTTGAGTGACTACGCTGACATGTCTGTTGACTAGCCAGCCAACGAGTAAAAACCAGGTCTAGTCCGTGAAATCCGGTTTTAGTGGAGAGAAGGGTTGATCCTAAAGCCAACTCCAGCGCGCAACCCCATTTCATCCGGGTGTATCCGTTTAGAATAGAGTGGACGAATGATGCGGCCCAACACGCAGCACAAAACGGACAAATGTCCGGATTTCGTCCGTTTTCGACCCATTCCTGGCCTAAACTTGCGCCGAGTTTGGGGTGAAACAGATATCGCATGGATGGGTTTGACGCACGCCTTTGTCCTCCCCGTGGCCCGCCTGTCGGGGACACTAGCACTCCATTTGCCTTCAACGCCTCCACCCGCTCCCCACCCCGGCGCCGGCGCCGCCAGTATTCTTCAGCCGCCTCCTCATAGCTCCCCCCCCCGGCCGTCCATACCAAACCACGTCTCAACATGGCCGCTACCACGCCCGCGCTTTCGTAGGAGTTTTGGCTGTCGCTTGGAGGAGATTTGGCCGTCACCGTCGTAGCCGGTGCCAGAGGGGATATGACCACCGGTGACGGATATGGACCACGACAGCTTTCGTCGGGTGCTCCAGAGCGGCCAGTAACCGGCAACCAACCACCCATGCTGCATCGAGGTGATCATCGCGGCCTCTTTGCCACCACGATCGCAAGGTGTTGGACACTTTGCCCACAAAGGTATGGACAGTGGAGATGATTTTTTCTTCCACCACTTCATTTATTCATCGGACGATTCGTCCTCGGATGACGAAGATTTTGTGGTGGCTGCACTGGTCATTCACGACCACATTGAACGGCAGCTTCCTCGGTACAGAGGATCAGTCCCTGGCCGTGCTCCCAACCTGAACCacaacagagagagagagagaggccacacCCTGCTCTATGTCGATTACTTTGCGAATACCCCGCTCTTCAAGCCGGATAAATTCCGTCACCGTTTTCGTATGGCAAGGCATCTGTTCAATCGTATCCGAGAGGGAGTGGTTGCTCATGACCCATATTTCGAGTGCAAGACGGATGCCCTTGGCAAGTTTGGATTCTCCTCTTACCAGAAATACACTACGGCCATATAcatgcttgcatatggaattcCAGACGATCTAGTGGATGAGTATGTGCGCATGAGTGAGTCGACATGTATGTTGTCACTGTATACTTCTGCAAGGCTGTGGTGGCAGTCTTTGGCCCTAAGTACTTGAGGCAGCCAAATGCCGCTGATACAGAAAGGTTGTTGGCGACCAACGCAGCTAGAGGCTTTCCAGGCatgcttggcagcatagattGTATGCACTGGGAGTGAAAGAACTATCATTtgcccatttgcttggcagggccaGTACAAGGGGCATGTTAAAGTGTGCACTGTCATATTAGAAGCGGTGGCTTCGCAAGATCTTTGGATATAGCATTCTTTCTTCGGCATGGCAGGttctcacaatgatatcaacgtgctgcagtgtTCTCCAGTCTTCACAAAGCTTGCAGAAGGCCACTCCCCACCTGTCAACTTTGAGATCAACGGCCGCGAGTACAACAAGGGATACTACCTAGTTGATGGTATATATCCTCATTGATCAACTTTTGTGAAGACAATCTCGAACCCCCAAGGTAAGAAGAGAAAGAGATTTGCCCAAATACAAGAGAGTGCTAGAAAGGATGTGGAACGTTCTTTTGGTGTGCTTCAATCCTGATGGGGTATCGTTCGAAACCGTGCACTGACATTGGGATGAAGGGAAGctttgggaggtgatgactgcttgcatgatcatgtataaCAAGATCGTCGAGGACGAGCGTGATAACAGCATCTTCGACCAAGAATTTGATTTTCAAATGAAAATGTTGAGCCCTGCACCAAGAACCGGCCACGTTTGAATAGTTTGCCCAATTTCATCGTGAAATGCGTGATTGGCACACTCATTTGGATTTTCAAACTGACTTGATTGAGCACATGTGGAATCATTGTTTGGGAAATCGTTAACTGATAACTGCTCGGTTGGCtggcgagtaggggattaataggctaatcggcaagttaatcggccatttaatcaattaattggacgatttatcagtttatcggctactcggtgaccctatgaaTAGGGATTAATcagcaagttaactggttaatcagATGAATTCTTGAACATGGTGTGGAATCAcattggcaaccaatagatgtattgGTTCATTATATTCATTCAAGATAATTTCAATTTGGTTGTAGAACTATTTTATTAGATTTCGATTGGGTTGTAAAACTATTTTTATTTTCAGACAATTAATATTTGGACGTGCAAACTAGTTTTGAACATTGAAATATAAATATATGTGCATTTTTGGCCGTGGCAGACAGGATGGGGCCAAAGGATGCGTCCGCGCGTTGGGCACACGACGTCCTAGGACAGGCCCGGATacgaccccattgccctaccTAAACGGACAGAATCCGGACAAAACGAACGTCTGTTTGGGGTCATGCGCCGGAGTTGGCCTAACCGGTTTTCTTGGGAAGTGAGCCTAGCTCAATTGGTTGGAAAGTGGATGTACGAACCCAGTATTTGAGTTCAAATCCTCACGGAGTAGAATTTAAGTTCCTATTTATTCCTTGGGATCAGTCTTTTCTGATGCTCATGCAGTTTATCTAGAGAACCAGCTTTGGTTATTAACCAAGATAAAAATTGTGGTACTCATGCGTAATGGTTGTATGCATCCTTAGAGCATCTATAGTGGGGCGCCTCAAACCCGCCTCATACGTCCGGGCGGGCCGCCCGGTCACTATTCGGTCATGATTTTTTGACCCAAACGGACCCGTCAAACGGTCCTCAAATGCCCGGGCTGACCGGCACCCCTCATATTCAGCCCAAATATGGGGCAGATATGGGGGCGCCCGGGCACGCCTGCCACGTCGGACTCGACCCACGCTGGCCCACCCGAACCCATATAAATTCCTCCCCATTCGCTTGTCGGACCAAACCCTAGCCACTTTACTCCGCTCTTCTCCGCCACCCAACCTCGTCTCCGGCTCCTTCCAGCCATCTCCGTCATGGCAGGCAGTGGATCCAAGTCCTTCACCTCCAGATTCGTCGACCTCGAGCTCATCCCATGCGGCCCCGAAGAGGAGATG belongs to Triticum urartu cultivar G1812 chromosome 7, Tu2.1, whole genome shotgun sequence and includes:
- the LOC125524953 gene encoding agamous-like MADS-box protein AGL61; the encoded protein is MTQPPRLLPVVERATTTLPPLGKKTKGRQRRENRRVEDKESRQVTFSKRKSGLWKKAAELALLCRASLAIVVFSEAGKAFAFGSPSADAVLACADVDGDALAPVPAADDVEWEALEALCRETGAKGLEVAAEAERMSAVGKKVVEVQTQAGKRFWWEADVEALGEAELPVFARALQRLRDNVRRHADKMPSAAPQPH